The Cucurbita pepo subsp. pepo cultivar mu-cu-16 chromosome LG08, ASM280686v2, whole genome shotgun sequence genome contains a region encoding:
- the LOC111799862 gene encoding brefeldin A-inhibited guanine nucleotide-exchange protein 5-like isoform X1 yields MAAGGFVTRAFESMLKECSGGKKYPALQKAIQAFLDSTKEVNQSQHSTPVETIQPETSAEDTSETGGEADESPTAHTTQEAENEGSKVAPREHISIVLANAGHVLQGADAEIVLNPLRLAFDTKNLKVLELALDCLHKLIAYNHLEGDPGLEGGKNVPLFTDILNMICGCIDNSSPDSTILQVLKVLLTAVASAKFRVHGEPLLGVIRVCYNIALNSKSPINQATSKAMLTQMISIIFRRMETDQVSLSTSTGTKESISAEISGTKESISAEISETKESISAEISSGVDEENTVSDENGNETTLGDALNSVKDTSLASVEELQNLAGGADIKGLEAVLDKAVHIEDGKKMSRGIDLESVNIVQRDALLVFRTLCKMGMKEDTDEVTTKTRILSLELLQGLLEGVSQTFTKDFHFIDSVKAYLSYALLRASVSQSPVIFQYATGIFSVLLLRFRDSLKGEIGIFFPLIVLRSLDGTDFPVNQKLSVLKMLEKICREPQILVDIFVNYDCDLEAPNLFERTVTTLSRISQGTQNADPNLAAVSQTTSIKGSSLQCLVNVLKSLVDWEKSRLHSEKQSLSIHSSEEEPSGNEHLEIKSREDVTGNFEKAKAHKSTVEAVISEFNRKPLKGVEYLIANKLVANTPSSVAQFLQNTPSLDKTMIGEYLGQHEEFPIAVMHAYVDCMKFSGMKFDAAIREFLKGFRLPGEAQKIDRIMEKFAERYCADNPGLFKNADTAYVLAYAVIMLNTDAHNPMVWPKMSKPDFVRMNVTNDPEDCAPTELLEEIYDSIVKEEIKMKDDTSDKAKSRREGEERGGLVSILNLALPKRKSSTDAKSESEAIIKQTQVIFRNQGAKRGVFYTSKRIELVRPMVEAVGWPLLATFSVTMEEGDNKPRVVLCMEGFRAGIHITYVLGMDTMRYAFLTSLVRFTFLHAPKEMRSKNVEALRTLLDLCDLETESLQDTWNAVLECASRLEFITSTPSIAATVMYGSNQISRDAVVQSLRELAGKPADQVFVNSVRLPSDSVVEFFTALCGVSAEELKQTPARVFSLQKLVEISYYNMARIRLVWARIWSVLSNHFIAAGSHHDEKISMYAIDSLRQLGMKYLERAELANFTFQNDILKPFVILMRNSQSESIRSLIVDCIVQMIKSKVGNIKSGWRSVFMIFTASADDESETIVESAFENVEQVILEHFDQVVGDCFMDCVNCLIRFANNKSFHRISLKAIALLRICEDRLAEGLIPGGALKPIHDSTDPAFDMTEHYWFPMLAGLSDLTSDPRPEVRSCALEVLFDLLNERGAKFSTSFWENIFHHVLFPIFHHLRHVGKESLNSSGDEWLRETSIHSIQLLCNLFNTFYKEVCFMLPPLLSLLLDCAKQPEQSVVSLALGALVHLIEVGGHQFSEDDWDTLLKSIRDASYTTQPLELLNALGFENPSHDEVNIVGGTSLKSVSPREAKNLHFDVSDHRKVSPLPSPRVAEINTRNTINESGIQITSDESAEGLPSPSTRAAEAGSLQRSQTIGQRIMGNMMDNIFVRSLTSKSKGVASDASVPSSPIKLPPDTVDPEVKDDEEIPLLGIVRGKCVTQLLLLGVIDGIQKKYWVKLNTPQKIAIMDILLSLLEFSATYNSYNNLRQRMHHIPNERPPLNLLRQELAGTSIYLDILLKATSGINTIEAGQEKTVDKLEVKTESANGGLTSAPDSSAVNDVDGVAESRLVSFCEHALREASDLQSSVGEATHMDVHQVLELRSPVIVKVIKGMCFMNSQIFRRHLREFYPLLTKLVCCDQIDIRGALGELFKIQLKALVP; encoded by the exons ATGGCTGCTGGTGGTTTTGTTACTCGGGCTTTCGAGTCTATGCTTAAAGAATGTTCTGGCGGCAAGAAGTACCCGGCCCTTCAGAAAGCTATCCAGGCATTTCTAG ATAGTACGAAGGAGGTCAATCAGAGTCAACATTCCACGCCTGTGGAGACAATCCAACCGGAAACTTCAGCTGAAGATACCAG TGAAACTGGAGGTGAAGCAGATGAGTCTCCGACAGCACATACGACACAGGAGGCTGAGAACGAGGGCAGTAAAGTTGCTCCACGTGAACATATATCAATTGTGTTAGCGAATGCTGGCCATGTCTTGCAAGGAGCTGATGCAGAGATTGTTTTGAATCCACTTCGCCTTGCGTTTGACACAAAGAATTTGAAAGTCCTAGAACTTGCTTTGGATTGTCTTCAT AAACTCATTGCTTACAATCATTTAGAAGGTGATCCTGGTTTAGAAGGTGGTAAAAATGTCCCTCTTTTCACTGACATTTTGAACATGATTTGCGGTTGTATTGACAATTCATCACCTGATAG TACAATTTTGCAAGTTTTGAAGGTTCTTCTTACTGCAGTTGCATCTGCAAAGTTCAGAG TACATGGGGAGCCTTTGTTAGGAGTAATAAGGGTTTGCTACAACATTGCTCTCAATAG CAAAAGTCCCATAAATCAAGCTACTTCAAAGGCAATGTTGACTCAGATGATCAGCATAATATTTAGGAGAATGGAAACTGACCAG GTTAGTTTATCTACTTCCACTGGGACAAAAGAATCCATCTCAGCTGAAATATCTGGGACAAAAGAATCCATCTCAGCAGAAATTTCTGAGACAAAAGAATCCATCTCAGCAGAAATTTCCAGTGGGGTAGATGAAGAAAATACTGTGAGTGATGAAAATGGCAATGAGACTACTCTAGGAGATGCACTTAATTCAGTTAAAGACACATCCCTTGCATCAGTAGAGGAACTTCAAAACCTTGCAGGTGGTGCTGATATTAAG GGTTTAGAGGCCGTGCTTGACAAAGCTGTTCATATTGAAGATGGTAAAAAGATGTCACG AGGGATTGATCTGGAGAGTGTGAACATTGTTCAACGTGATGCTCTACTGGTATTTCGCACCCTTTGCAAG ATGGGAATGAAGGAGGACACTGATGAGGTCACCACCAAGACTCGCATTTTGTCTCTTGAGCTTCTGCAG GGTTTATTAGAAGGGGTTAGTCAGACATTTACAAAAGACTTCCATTTTATTGACTCCGTGAAGGCGTATCTTTCATATGCTTTATTGCGAGCTTCTGTTTCTCAATCTCCTGTAATATTTCAG TATGCAACTGGAATTTTCTCTGTGCTTTTGTTGCGATTCAGGGATAGTCTTAAA ggTGAAATTGGCATCTTCTTTCCCCTGATAGTTCTGAGATCATTGGATGGAACAGATTTTCCGGTTAATCAAAAATTAAGTGTTCTGAA GATGCTTGAGAAAATATGTAGGGAACCCCAAATCCTTGTTGACATATTTGTCAACTATGACTGTGATCTTGAGGCTCCTAATTTGTTTGAACGCACG GTAACCACTTTATCTAGAATTTCTCAAGGCACCCAAAATGCTGATCCAAATTTGGCCGCCGTATCCCAGACAACTTCAATTAAAGGATCATCACTTCAA TGTCTTGTGAATGTGCTCAAATCATTAGTTGACTGGGAGAAGTCACGTCTTCATTCAGAAAAGCAGAGTTTAAGCATTCATTCGTCAGAAGAAGAGCCTTCAGGCAATGAACATCTTGAGATCAAGAGCAGGGAAGATGTGACGGGAAATTTTGAGAAGGCAAAAGCTCACAAGTCCACGGTGGAAGCTGTCATTTCTGAG TTCAATAGGAAACCATTAAAGGGTGTTGAATATCTGATTGCAAATAAGTTGGTGGCGAATACACCATCTTCAGTTGCCcagtttcttcaaaatactcCTAGTTTGGACAAG ACTATGATTGGTGAATATCTGGGTCAGCATGAAGAGTTTCCTATCGCAGTCATGCATGCATATGTAGATTGCATGAAATTTTCAGGCATGAAGTTTGATGCTGCCATTCGTGAATTTCTCAAAGGTTTTCGACTTcctggggaagctcaaaaaaTAGATCGCATCATGGAAAAATTTGCTGAACG ATATTGTGCTGACAACCCAGGCCTTTTCAAGAATGCAGACACTGCATATGTTCTAGCTTATGCAGTGATCATGTTGAACACTGATGCTCATAACCCTATGGTGTGGCCTAAGATGTCGAAGCCTGATTTTGTTCGTATGAATGTCACGAATGATCCAGAAGATTGTGCCCCTACAGAACTCCTGGAAGAGATATATGACTCTATAGTTAAGGAAGAGatcaaaatgaaagatgaCACCAGTGACAAAGCAAAAAGCCGCAGAGAGGGTGAAGAGAGGGGAGGCCTTGTGAGTATTCTTAACTTGGCTCTTCCAAAAAGAAAGTCCTCTACTGATGCCAAATCTGAGAGTGAGGCTATTATTAAGCAAACGCAAGTTATATTCCGCAATCAAGGAGCAAAAAGAGGAGTTTTTTATACCTCGAAGAGAATTGAACTTGTAAGGCCTATGGTTGAGGCTGTAGGATGGCCTTTACTTGCTACTTTTTCTGTTACTATGGAGGAAGGTGATAATAAACCTAGGGTTGTTCTTTGTATGGAAGGGTTTAGAGCTGGTATACATATTACCTATGTTCTTGGAATGGATACCATGCGCTATGCATTTCTTACATCTCTCGTCAG GTTTACTTTCTTGCATGCGCCGAAGGAGATGCGTAGTAAAAATGTAGAAGCCTTACGCACGCTATTAGATCTGTGTGATTTAGAGACAGAATCCCTTCAAGACACTTGGAATGCAGTTTTAGAGTGTGCATCTCGTCTTGAATTCATCACGTCAACTCCTTCCATTGCAGCAACTGTCATGTATGGATCAAATCAAATCTCCAGAGATGCTGTTGTTCAATCCCTAAGAGAGTTGGCTGGGAAGCCTGCAGATCAAGTATTTGTGAACAGTGTCAGACTTCCCAGTGACTCTGTTGTGGAGTTTTTCACTGCTCTATGCGGTGTCTCTGCTGAAGAACTGAAACAAACTCCTGCACGTGTTTTCAGCTTGCAAAAGCTTGTTGAGATAAGCTATTATAATATGGCTCGTATACGATTG GTTTGGGCTAGGATATGGTCTGTCTTGTCAAATCACTTTATTGCTGCCGGGAGCCATCACGATGAGAAGATTTCAATGTATGCTATAGATTCTCTGAGGCAGCTTGGTATGAAGTACTTGGAGAGAGCTGAACTTGCCAACTTCACATTCCAAAATGACATACTTAAGCCATTTGTTATTCTCATGCGGAACAGTCAAAGTGAATCTATAAGGAGCCTCATTGTTGACTGTATAGTTCAA ATGATAAAATCAAAAGTTGGTAACATAAAGTCTGGATGGCGAAGTGTCTTTATGATTTTCACAGCTTCTGCTGATGATGAATCTGAGACAATTGTTGAAAGTGCCTTTGAAAATGTTGAACAGG TTATATTGGAGCACTTCGATCAGGTAGTTGGGGATTGTTTTATGGACTGTGTCAACTGTCTTATAAGGTTTGCCAATAACAAAAGTTTCCATCGTATAAGTTTGAAAGCTATTGCACTCCTACGTATATGTGAGGATCGATTGGCAGAG GGCCTTATACCTGGTGGCGCTTTGAAGCCGATCCACGATAGTACTGATCCAGCATTTGATATGACTGAGCACTATTGGTTCCCAATGCTTGCTGGGTTGTCAGATTTGACGTCAGACCCAAGACCAGAGGTCAGAAGTTGTGCACTGGAAGTTTTGTTTGACTTGCTCAACGAGAGAGGTGCCAAGTTCTCAACGTCGTTTTGGGAGAACATTTTTCATCATGTCTTGTTTCCAATTTTCCATCATTTGAGACATGTTGGGAAGGAAAGCTTGAACTCTAGCGGTGACGAGTGGCTTCGCGAAACAAGTATTCACTCGATTCAATTGCTTTGCAATCTCTTCAATACATTTTACAAG GAGGTGTGCTTTATGCTACCACCACTGTTGAGTTTGCTATTAGATTGTGCAAAGCAGCCGGAACAATCGGTGGTTTCATTGGCTTTGGGTGCTCTGGTGCACCTAATTGAAGTTGGTGGACACCAATTTAGCGAGGATGACTGGGACACGTTATTAAAAAGTATAAG AGATGCTTCATACACAACACAACCACTTGAATTACTAAATGCTTTGGGTTTTGAGAACCCAAGCCATGATGAGGTGAATATTGTTGGTGGTACTTCCTTGAAGTCGGTTAGTCCGCGAGAAGCAAAGAACCTTCATTTTGATGTCAGTGACCACAGAAAGGTATCTCCACTACCATCACCAAGGGTTGCAGAAATCAATACTCGGAATACCATCAACGAGTCTGGGATACAGATTACCTCGGATGAGTCTGCTGAAG GCCTTCCATCACCGTCAACAAGAGCTGCTGAAGCTGGAAGTCTACAGCGGAGTCAAACAATAGGCCAAAGGATTATGGGCAATATGATGGACAATATTTTTGTTAGGAGTCTTACCTCAAAATCTAAGGGAGTTGCATCAGATGCCTCTGTGCCATCTTCTCCAATAAAG CTTCCTCCTGACACTGTGGATCCTGAGGTGAAAGATGACGAGGAAATTCCTCTATTGGGGATTGTTCGGGGCAAGTGCGTTACGCAACTATTACTTCTCGGTGTCATTGACGGAATTCAG AAAAAATATTGGGTCAAGCTGAATACACCACAAAAGATAGCCATTATGGACATTTTGTTATCTTTGCTGGAATTTTCTGCTACATATAACTCATACAACAATCTCAGACAGCGCATGCATCACATTCCTAATGAGAG GCCTCCACTGAATCTTCTGCGTCAGGAGTTAGCTGGAACTTCAATTTATCTCGACATCTTACTTAAAGCAACTTCAGGAATCAATACAATTGAAGCAGGACAAGAGAAAACGGTCGATAAACTGGAGGTTAAGACTGAATCAGCCAACGGCGGTTTAACTTCCGCCCCAGATTCTAGTGCAGTAAACGATGTAGACGGAGTAGCTGAAAGCAGGCTAGTATCGTTCTGCGAACACGCTCTTAGGGAGGCATCGGACCTGCAATCCTCTGTAGGGGAAGCCACGCACATGGATGTTCATCAAGTTTTGGAGTTACGTTCTCCCGTGATTGTTAAG GTTATCAAGGGCATGTGCTTTATGAACAGTCAGATATTCAGAAGACACCTGAGAGAGTTTTATCCTTTGCTTACAAAACTTGTCTGCTGTGACCAG ATCGATATTCGTGGAGCTCTTGGTGAAC
- the LOC111799862 gene encoding brefeldin A-inhibited guanine nucleotide-exchange protein 5-like isoform X2 — translation MLYWYFAPFASAMLQMGMKEDTDEVTTKTRILSLELLQGLLEGVSQTFTKDFHFIDSVKAYLSYALLRASVSQSPVIFQYATGIFSVLLLRFRDSLKGEIGIFFPLIVLRSLDGTDFPVNQKLSVLKMLEKICREPQILVDIFVNYDCDLEAPNLFERTVTTLSRISQGTQNADPNLAAVSQTTSIKGSSLQCLVNVLKSLVDWEKSRLHSEKQSLSIHSSEEEPSGNEHLEIKSREDVTGNFEKAKAHKSTVEAVISEFNRKPLKGVEYLIANKLVANTPSSVAQFLQNTPSLDKTMIGEYLGQHEEFPIAVMHAYVDCMKFSGMKFDAAIREFLKGFRLPGEAQKIDRIMEKFAERYCADNPGLFKNADTAYVLAYAVIMLNTDAHNPMVWPKMSKPDFVRMNVTNDPEDCAPTELLEEIYDSIVKEEIKMKDDTSDKAKSRREGEERGGLVSILNLALPKRKSSTDAKSESEAIIKQTQVIFRNQGAKRGVFYTSKRIELVRPMVEAVGWPLLATFSVTMEEGDNKPRVVLCMEGFRAGIHITYVLGMDTMRYAFLTSLVRFTFLHAPKEMRSKNVEALRTLLDLCDLETESLQDTWNAVLECASRLEFITSTPSIAATVMYGSNQISRDAVVQSLRELAGKPADQVFVNSVRLPSDSVVEFFTALCGVSAEELKQTPARVFSLQKLVEISYYNMARIRLVWARIWSVLSNHFIAAGSHHDEKISMYAIDSLRQLGMKYLERAELANFTFQNDILKPFVILMRNSQSESIRSLIVDCIVQMIKSKVGNIKSGWRSVFMIFTASADDESETIVESAFENVEQVILEHFDQVVGDCFMDCVNCLIRFANNKSFHRISLKAIALLRICEDRLAEGLIPGGALKPIHDSTDPAFDMTEHYWFPMLAGLSDLTSDPRPEVRSCALEVLFDLLNERGAKFSTSFWENIFHHVLFPIFHHLRHVGKESLNSSGDEWLRETSIHSIQLLCNLFNTFYKEVCFMLPPLLSLLLDCAKQPEQSVVSLALGALVHLIEVGGHQFSEDDWDTLLKSIRDASYTTQPLELLNALGFENPSHDEVNIVGGTSLKSVSPREAKNLHFDVSDHRKVSPLPSPRVAEINTRNTINESGIQITSDESAEGLPSPSTRAAEAGSLQRSQTIGQRIMGNMMDNIFVRSLTSKSKGVASDASVPSSPIKLPPDTVDPEVKDDEEIPLLGIVRGKCVTQLLLLGVIDGIQKKYWVKLNTPQKIAIMDILLSLLEFSATYNSYNNLRQRMHHIPNERPPLNLLRQELAGTSIYLDILLKATSGINTIEAGQEKTVDKLEVKTESANGGLTSAPDSSAVNDVDGVAESRLVSFCEHALREASDLQSSVGEATHMDVHQVLELRSPVIVKVIKGMCFMNSQIFRRHLREFYPLLTKLVCCDQIDIRGALGELFKIQLKALVP, via the exons ATGCTCTACTGGTATTTCGCACCCTTTGCAAG TGCTATGTTACAGATGGGAATGAAGGAGGACACTGATGAGGTCACCACCAAGACTCGCATTTTGTCTCTTGAGCTTCTGCAG GGTTTATTAGAAGGGGTTAGTCAGACATTTACAAAAGACTTCCATTTTATTGACTCCGTGAAGGCGTATCTTTCATATGCTTTATTGCGAGCTTCTGTTTCTCAATCTCCTGTAATATTTCAG TATGCAACTGGAATTTTCTCTGTGCTTTTGTTGCGATTCAGGGATAGTCTTAAA ggTGAAATTGGCATCTTCTTTCCCCTGATAGTTCTGAGATCATTGGATGGAACAGATTTTCCGGTTAATCAAAAATTAAGTGTTCTGAA GATGCTTGAGAAAATATGTAGGGAACCCCAAATCCTTGTTGACATATTTGTCAACTATGACTGTGATCTTGAGGCTCCTAATTTGTTTGAACGCACG GTAACCACTTTATCTAGAATTTCTCAAGGCACCCAAAATGCTGATCCAAATTTGGCCGCCGTATCCCAGACAACTTCAATTAAAGGATCATCACTTCAA TGTCTTGTGAATGTGCTCAAATCATTAGTTGACTGGGAGAAGTCACGTCTTCATTCAGAAAAGCAGAGTTTAAGCATTCATTCGTCAGAAGAAGAGCCTTCAGGCAATGAACATCTTGAGATCAAGAGCAGGGAAGATGTGACGGGAAATTTTGAGAAGGCAAAAGCTCACAAGTCCACGGTGGAAGCTGTCATTTCTGAG TTCAATAGGAAACCATTAAAGGGTGTTGAATATCTGATTGCAAATAAGTTGGTGGCGAATACACCATCTTCAGTTGCCcagtttcttcaaaatactcCTAGTTTGGACAAG ACTATGATTGGTGAATATCTGGGTCAGCATGAAGAGTTTCCTATCGCAGTCATGCATGCATATGTAGATTGCATGAAATTTTCAGGCATGAAGTTTGATGCTGCCATTCGTGAATTTCTCAAAGGTTTTCGACTTcctggggaagctcaaaaaaTAGATCGCATCATGGAAAAATTTGCTGAACG ATATTGTGCTGACAACCCAGGCCTTTTCAAGAATGCAGACACTGCATATGTTCTAGCTTATGCAGTGATCATGTTGAACACTGATGCTCATAACCCTATGGTGTGGCCTAAGATGTCGAAGCCTGATTTTGTTCGTATGAATGTCACGAATGATCCAGAAGATTGTGCCCCTACAGAACTCCTGGAAGAGATATATGACTCTATAGTTAAGGAAGAGatcaaaatgaaagatgaCACCAGTGACAAAGCAAAAAGCCGCAGAGAGGGTGAAGAGAGGGGAGGCCTTGTGAGTATTCTTAACTTGGCTCTTCCAAAAAGAAAGTCCTCTACTGATGCCAAATCTGAGAGTGAGGCTATTATTAAGCAAACGCAAGTTATATTCCGCAATCAAGGAGCAAAAAGAGGAGTTTTTTATACCTCGAAGAGAATTGAACTTGTAAGGCCTATGGTTGAGGCTGTAGGATGGCCTTTACTTGCTACTTTTTCTGTTACTATGGAGGAAGGTGATAATAAACCTAGGGTTGTTCTTTGTATGGAAGGGTTTAGAGCTGGTATACATATTACCTATGTTCTTGGAATGGATACCATGCGCTATGCATTTCTTACATCTCTCGTCAG GTTTACTTTCTTGCATGCGCCGAAGGAGATGCGTAGTAAAAATGTAGAAGCCTTACGCACGCTATTAGATCTGTGTGATTTAGAGACAGAATCCCTTCAAGACACTTGGAATGCAGTTTTAGAGTGTGCATCTCGTCTTGAATTCATCACGTCAACTCCTTCCATTGCAGCAACTGTCATGTATGGATCAAATCAAATCTCCAGAGATGCTGTTGTTCAATCCCTAAGAGAGTTGGCTGGGAAGCCTGCAGATCAAGTATTTGTGAACAGTGTCAGACTTCCCAGTGACTCTGTTGTGGAGTTTTTCACTGCTCTATGCGGTGTCTCTGCTGAAGAACTGAAACAAACTCCTGCACGTGTTTTCAGCTTGCAAAAGCTTGTTGAGATAAGCTATTATAATATGGCTCGTATACGATTG GTTTGGGCTAGGATATGGTCTGTCTTGTCAAATCACTTTATTGCTGCCGGGAGCCATCACGATGAGAAGATTTCAATGTATGCTATAGATTCTCTGAGGCAGCTTGGTATGAAGTACTTGGAGAGAGCTGAACTTGCCAACTTCACATTCCAAAATGACATACTTAAGCCATTTGTTATTCTCATGCGGAACAGTCAAAGTGAATCTATAAGGAGCCTCATTGTTGACTGTATAGTTCAA ATGATAAAATCAAAAGTTGGTAACATAAAGTCTGGATGGCGAAGTGTCTTTATGATTTTCACAGCTTCTGCTGATGATGAATCTGAGACAATTGTTGAAAGTGCCTTTGAAAATGTTGAACAGG TTATATTGGAGCACTTCGATCAGGTAGTTGGGGATTGTTTTATGGACTGTGTCAACTGTCTTATAAGGTTTGCCAATAACAAAAGTTTCCATCGTATAAGTTTGAAAGCTATTGCACTCCTACGTATATGTGAGGATCGATTGGCAGAG GGCCTTATACCTGGTGGCGCTTTGAAGCCGATCCACGATAGTACTGATCCAGCATTTGATATGACTGAGCACTATTGGTTCCCAATGCTTGCTGGGTTGTCAGATTTGACGTCAGACCCAAGACCAGAGGTCAGAAGTTGTGCACTGGAAGTTTTGTTTGACTTGCTCAACGAGAGAGGTGCCAAGTTCTCAACGTCGTTTTGGGAGAACATTTTTCATCATGTCTTGTTTCCAATTTTCCATCATTTGAGACATGTTGGGAAGGAAAGCTTGAACTCTAGCGGTGACGAGTGGCTTCGCGAAACAAGTATTCACTCGATTCAATTGCTTTGCAATCTCTTCAATACATTTTACAAG GAGGTGTGCTTTATGCTACCACCACTGTTGAGTTTGCTATTAGATTGTGCAAAGCAGCCGGAACAATCGGTGGTTTCATTGGCTTTGGGTGCTCTGGTGCACCTAATTGAAGTTGGTGGACACCAATTTAGCGAGGATGACTGGGACACGTTATTAAAAAGTATAAG AGATGCTTCATACACAACACAACCACTTGAATTACTAAATGCTTTGGGTTTTGAGAACCCAAGCCATGATGAGGTGAATATTGTTGGTGGTACTTCCTTGAAGTCGGTTAGTCCGCGAGAAGCAAAGAACCTTCATTTTGATGTCAGTGACCACAGAAAGGTATCTCCACTACCATCACCAAGGGTTGCAGAAATCAATACTCGGAATACCATCAACGAGTCTGGGATACAGATTACCTCGGATGAGTCTGCTGAAG GCCTTCCATCACCGTCAACAAGAGCTGCTGAAGCTGGAAGTCTACAGCGGAGTCAAACAATAGGCCAAAGGATTATGGGCAATATGATGGACAATATTTTTGTTAGGAGTCTTACCTCAAAATCTAAGGGAGTTGCATCAGATGCCTCTGTGCCATCTTCTCCAATAAAG CTTCCTCCTGACACTGTGGATCCTGAGGTGAAAGATGACGAGGAAATTCCTCTATTGGGGATTGTTCGGGGCAAGTGCGTTACGCAACTATTACTTCTCGGTGTCATTGACGGAATTCAG AAAAAATATTGGGTCAAGCTGAATACACCACAAAAGATAGCCATTATGGACATTTTGTTATCTTTGCTGGAATTTTCTGCTACATATAACTCATACAACAATCTCAGACAGCGCATGCATCACATTCCTAATGAGAG GCCTCCACTGAATCTTCTGCGTCAGGAGTTAGCTGGAACTTCAATTTATCTCGACATCTTACTTAAAGCAACTTCAGGAATCAATACAATTGAAGCAGGACAAGAGAAAACGGTCGATAAACTGGAGGTTAAGACTGAATCAGCCAACGGCGGTTTAACTTCCGCCCCAGATTCTAGTGCAGTAAACGATGTAGACGGAGTAGCTGAAAGCAGGCTAGTATCGTTCTGCGAACACGCTCTTAGGGAGGCATCGGACCTGCAATCCTCTGTAGGGGAAGCCACGCACATGGATGTTCATCAAGTTTTGGAGTTACGTTCTCCCGTGATTGTTAAG GTTATCAAGGGCATGTGCTTTATGAACAGTCAGATATTCAGAAGACACCTGAGAGAGTTTTATCCTTTGCTTACAAAACTTGTCTGCTGTGACCAG ATCGATATTCGTGGAGCTCTTGGTGAAC